Proteins co-encoded in one Nitrospiraceae bacterium genomic window:
- a CDS encoding integration host factor subunit alpha: MTKADLADAIFQKVGLSKKEAQDIIEIIFDSLKQTFKEGESVKISGFGTFIVRKKASRRGRNPKTGEDIEITPRKVITFRISNKLKLIIEQ, translated from the coding sequence ATGACAAAGGCTGATCTTGCAGATGCAATCTTTCAGAAAGTAGGTCTCTCCAAAAAAGAAGCACAGGATATAATAGAGATTATTTTTGATTCTCTGAAACAAACATTCAAAGAAGGCGAGTCTGTAAAGATCTCTGGTTTCGGCACTTTCATAGTAAGAAAAAAGGCTTCAAGAAGAGGAAGGAATCCCAAGACAGGCGAGGATATAGAAATAACTCCGCGAAAGGTTATTACTTTCAGGATCAGCAATAAGCTTAAATTAATTATCGAACAGTAA
- the def gene encoding peptide deformylase produces MALLDIKKYPENVLKAKTLPVTDINVDIQHLVNDMLETMYDAGGIGLAANQVGILKRLCVIDLRAANEQTPLIVLINPEIIEKTGIAEAEEGCLSVPDYRAKVRRAEQIFVKGMDITGRLVEIEAKDLLARVLQHEIDHLDGFLFIDRLTPIKKDFFKKQHKKKSVKNR; encoded by the coding sequence ATGGCACTGCTTGATATTAAGAAATATCCTGAGAATGTATTGAAGGCAAAAACTTTGCCTGTAACTGATATTAATGTTGATATACAACATCTTGTTAATGATATGTTGGAGACAATGTATGATGCAGGCGGAATCGGACTCGCGGCTAATCAGGTCGGCATCCTTAAAAGGCTTTGTGTCATTGATTTAAGGGCTGCAAACGAGCAAACTCCGCTCATCGTCTTGATAAACCCTGAAATTATAGAAAAAACTGGGATAGCTGAGGCTGAAGAAGGATGCTTGAGTGTCCCTGATTACAGAGCAAAAGTGAGAAGGGCTGAACAGATATTTGTTAAAGGAATGGATATAACAGGCAGGCTTGTTGAGATAGAAGCAAAAGATCTTCTTGCCCGAGTTCTTCAGCATGAAATTGATCATCTTGACGGTTTCCTTTTTATTGACAGGCTGACGCCTATTAAAAAAGATTTTTTCAAAAAGCAGCACAAAAAAAAGAGCGTTAAAAACAGATAA
- a CDS encoding DUF116 domain-containing protein: protein MKNKLTRGFVLRIMYPLFMIAGSFKKDKKEDIQRFIINLNNKLVKSEGKKTKKLLLLLPHCLQINDCDIRLTHNIHNCKKCGRCEIKELIQIADKYKLELFIASGGRLARRIVKDISPEAIVAVACEADLSEGIVDMYPMPVLGIPNERPFGPCFNTQVNLERVKEAIKFFAHNSNSV, encoded by the coding sequence ATGAAAAATAAATTAACAAGAGGATTTGTACTCAGGATTATGTATCCTCTTTTTATGATTGCAGGATCTTTTAAAAAAGATAAAAAAGAAGATATTCAGCGATTTATAATAAATCTTAATAACAAGCTTGTTAAATCAGAAGGCAAAAAAACCAAAAAGCTATTGCTGCTCCTTCCTCATTGCCTCCAGATAAATGATTGTGACATCAGGCTGACGCACAACATACACAACTGCAAAAAATGCGGGAGATGTGAGATAAAGGAACTTATACAGATAGCAGATAAATATAAGCTTGAACTTTTTATTGCTTCCGGCGGAAGACTCGCAAGAAGAATCGTAAAAGATATATCGCCTGAGGCAATAGTTGCGGTTGCATGTGAGGCAGACCTCAGCGAAGGAATTGTCGATATGTATCCCATGCCTGTGCTTGGGATCCCTAATGAACGGCCTTTCGGACCTTGTTTTAATACACAGGTAAACCTCGAAAGAGTCAAAGAGGCAATAAAATTTTTTGCACATAATTCAAATTCAGTTTGA
- a CDS encoding sulfurtransferase TusA family protein, translating to MNGEDIIKQFKFDLKLDCSGLWSPLPVIKVKKTLDHMSKGEILKITATDTNAENDMLGYLNSSGHEFIGKEEAEGEYFYYIKKAV from the coding sequence TTGAATGGAGAAGATATCATTAAACAATTCAAATTTGATTTAAAACTTGACTGCAGCGGACTTTGGTCACCACTGCCTGTTATAAAGGTTAAGAAGACGCTCGATCATATGAGCAAAGGTGAAATACTTAAGATAACAGCAACGGACACCAATGCAGAAAATGATATGCTTGGATATCTGAACAGTTCAGGCCATGAATTTATCGGCAAGGAAGAGGCTGAGGGAGAATATTTTTATTATATAAAAAAAGCTGTTTAA
- a CDS encoding KUP/HAK/KT family potassium transporter, whose translation MLEKQKTSTGIIKALGLVFGDIGTSPIYTMTVVFLSLELQHTVNNILGVTSLIIWTLVTLVTVQYAWLAMSLSRRGEGGTIVLKEILSSLFSSKRKTIFVFFLTIIGVSLLIGDGVITPAISILSAVEGSLLIPGLENISKNVTVMIAAIIAILLFAFQKKGTEKVAGAFGPIMLVWFVVIAGIGLFSIVQTPVIVNALNPYWGIKFLVDNGFIGFIALGEIILCATGGEALYADMGHLGGKPIRQAWGGVFIALVFNYLGQGAFLIANPDAKTILFGMIMYHAKLLYIPFVFLSIIATVIASQAMISGMFSIVYQGITTRIMPMFKVQYTSVERKSQIYLASINWFLLVSVLFIMLEFKESSRLAAAYGLAVTGTMTLTGIIMAWIFYLKKKPFLTFISLFVTCIDISYLISNFYKIPHGGYWSLIIAAIPFIMIILYTQGQKMLYKMMDFMSIDEFVHKFNRVYDTTTLIRGTALFLIKDTKEIPFYITQTMFYHGVLYEDNIFISIIKRDDPFGVVGFFKEDISKGLRVFEIQMGYMELVDIEEILREAGIEERTVFYGVEDISTRNIIWKIFYFIKRNTSTFIQFYEFPAKKLHGVLTKVEM comes from the coding sequence ATGCTAGAAAAACAAAAAACATCAACAGGCATAATCAAGGCTCTTGGCCTTGTGTTTGGCGATATTGGCACAAGCCCTATATACACCATGACAGTAGTTTTTTTATCCCTTGAGCTTCAGCATACTGTCAATAACATCCTCGGAGTCACATCTTTAATAATATGGACTCTTGTAACGCTTGTCACTGTTCAGTATGCATGGCTTGCAATGAGCCTTAGCAGAAGAGGTGAAGGCGGTACTATAGTCTTAAAAGAAATACTATCCTCGCTTTTCAGCTCAAAAAGGAAGACTATTTTTGTATTTTTTCTCACAATAATCGGGGTTTCTCTCTTGATTGGCGACGGAGTAATCACTCCAGCAATAAGCATACTCAGCGCTGTTGAAGGTTCTTTGCTAATCCCAGGATTAGAAAATATTTCCAAGAATGTTACAGTAATGATTGCCGCAATAATAGCGATTTTGCTCTTTGCCTTTCAAAAAAAAGGCACTGAAAAAGTTGCAGGTGCATTCGGACCAATTATGCTTGTATGGTTCGTAGTTATAGCAGGGATCGGTTTATTTTCTATTGTTCAGACACCTGTTATCGTAAATGCATTGAATCCATATTGGGGAATAAAATTCTTAGTTGATAATGGCTTTATTGGATTTATTGCTCTTGGAGAAATAATTCTCTGTGCAACAGGCGGAGAAGCATTGTACGCAGACATGGGACACTTGGGCGGCAAACCCATAAGACAGGCATGGGGAGGAGTTTTTATTGCACTAGTGTTTAACTATCTTGGGCAGGGGGCATTTCTTATAGCAAACCCAGATGCAAAAACAATTTTATTCGGAATGATAATGTATCATGCAAAACTTTTGTATATACCCTTTGTTTTCCTGAGCATAATTGCAACTGTTATAGCATCGCAGGCAATGATAAGCGGAATGTTCTCGATAGTTTATCAGGGAATTACGACAAGAATAATGCCAATGTTCAAGGTTCAATACACCTCTGTTGAGAGAAAATCACAGATATACCTTGCATCAATCAACTGGTTTCTTCTTGTTTCAGTGCTTTTTATAATGCTCGAGTTCAAGGAATCGAGCAGACTTGCTGCTGCTTACGGGCTGGCAGTTACAGGAACAATGACTCTGACAGGTATCATTATGGCATGGATATTCTATCTTAAGAAAAAACCTTTTTTAACATTCATAAGCCTTTTTGTAACATGTATTGATATATCGTATTTGATTTCAAATTTTTACAAGATACCTCATGGAGGCTATTGGTCACTGATAATTGCAGCAATCCCTTTTATAATGATAATCCTCTATACACAAGGGCAGAAAATGCTATACAAGATGATGGATTTTATGTCTATTGATGAATTCGTGCACAAATTTAACAGAGTTTACGATACAACTACATTAATAAGAGGAACAGCGCTTTTTTTGATAAAAGACACAAAAGAAATCCCCTTTTATATTACACAGACAATGTTTTATCACGGGGTGCTGTATGAGGACAATATCTTCATCTCAATAATTAAAAGAGATGATCCTTTTGGAGTAGTAGGTTTTTTTAAAGAAGATATTAGCAAGGGGCTGCGCGTATTTGAAATACAAATGGGATATATGGAATTAGTAGATATTGAAGAGATTCTCAGGGAAGCAGGGATAGAAGAGCGCACTGTTTTTTATGGAGTTGAAGACATAAGCACAAGAAACATTATATGGAAAATATTTTATTTCATCAAGAGAAACACCTCTACCTTCATACAGTTTTATGAATTTCCAGCAAAAAAACTTCACGGAGTTCTTACAAAAGTTGAAATGTAG
- a CDS encoding menaquinone biosynthesis decarboxylase — protein sequence MAYKDLREFIKILEQKQLLHRIRTEVDPILEIAEITDRMSKSKDGGKALFFEKVKGSAFPLTTNLFGSFERICLSLEVKNLDDIGKRIEKILNQAPPKTLTEKLALLPKLVEFSKYLPKYVKNSPCHEIIEKNNPNLSKFPIIKCWPHDGRPEDEGRFITFPMVFTKDPETGRQNCGMYRIHIYDKTTTGMHWHIHKDGARHYEKYKTLGMRMPAAIAVGSDPAVIYSSSAPLPESIDEMLFAGFLRNAPVEMVKCITSDIEVPANSEMVIEGYLEPGETRMEGPFGDHTGFYSPAEPYPVFHVTCITHRKDMIYPATLVGKPPMEDCYMGKATERIFLPLLRLDFPEIKDINLPMEGVFHNFALISIKKSYPGHAKKIINGLWGKGQMMFSKLLIVVDDDVDVQNLSYTAWRVLNNVDWKRDVIVTDGPLDALDHASNWPRYGAKMGLDATRKTREEGMMRDWPEEISMSDDIKRLVDKKWKEYGF from the coding sequence ATGGCATACAAAGACCTAAGAGAATTTATTAAAATATTAGAGCAAAAACAACTGCTTCATAGGATAAGAACTGAAGTCGACCCAATACTCGAGATAGCTGAGATTACTGACAGAATGTCAAAAAGTAAAGATGGAGGAAAGGCTTTATTTTTTGAAAAAGTAAAAGGTTCAGCTTTTCCTTTAACTACAAATCTATTTGGTTCATTTGAAAGGATATGTCTTTCTTTAGAAGTTAAGAATCTTGATGATATTGGAAAACGTATTGAAAAAATACTTAATCAGGCGCCGCCAAAAACTTTGACAGAAAAACTTGCATTATTGCCAAAACTGGTTGAGTTTTCCAAATATCTTCCTAAATATGTAAAAAACTCTCCATGCCATGAAATTATAGAAAAAAACAATCCTAATCTTTCCAAATTTCCAATAATAAAATGTTGGCCTCATGATGGCCGGCCCGAAGATGAAGGAAGATTTATAACATTTCCTATGGTTTTCACAAAAGACCCTGAAACAGGAAGACAGAACTGTGGAATGTATAGAATACATATTTACGATAAAACAACAACAGGTATGCACTGGCATATACATAAAGACGGAGCACGGCATTATGAGAAATACAAAACACTTGGCATGAGAATGCCTGCAGCAATAGCAGTTGGAAGCGACCCTGCTGTTATATATTCTTCAAGCGCTCCTTTGCCTGAATCGATCGATGAGATGCTTTTTGCAGGATTTTTGAGAAATGCACCTGTTGAAATGGTTAAATGCATAACAAGCGATATAGAAGTGCCTGCAAACTCTGAGATGGTTATCGAAGGATATCTTGAACCTGGCGAGACAAGAATGGAAGGACCATTCGGCGACCATACTGGTTTTTATTCTCCTGCAGAGCCCTATCCTGTTTTTCATGTCACATGTATAACTCACAGAAAAGACATGATATATCCTGCAACACTTGTTGGAAAACCTCCAATGGAAGACTGCTACATGGGAAAAGCAACCGAGAGGATTTTTCTCCCTCTTTTAAGATTAGACTTCCCTGAGATAAAAGACATTAATCTTCCAATGGAAGGCGTATTCCATAATTTCGCGCTTATTTCGATAAAAAAGAGCTATCCGGGACATGCAAAAAAAATAATCAACGGCCTCTGGGGAAAAGGACAGATGATGTTCTCAAAATTACTTATAGTTGTTGATGATGATGTGGATGTGCAGAATCTTTCTTATACAGCATGGAGAGTGCTTAATAATGTTGACTGGAAGCGTGATGTAATAGTAACTGACGGACCGCTTGACGCCCTTGACCATGCTTCAAATTGGCCAAGATATGGGGCAAAGATGGGACTTGATGCAACAAGAAAAACACGCGAAGAAGGGATGATGCGCGACTGGCCTGAAGAAATCTCCATGAGTGATGACATAAAAAGATTGGTTGACAAAAAATGGAAAGAATACGGGTTCTGA
- the fmt gene encoding methionyl-tRNA formyltransferase, which produces MRIVFFGTPLFAVSSLNKLIEAGEDVIAVVTQADKKKGRGKILSESPIKETALKKGIRVLQPLGMKDENFFDKLQILKPELIVVVAYGKILPEKILNLPCMGCVNVHASILPKYRGAAPIQWTIINGEKTTGVTTMLIDKGLDTGDILLQKELAITRDDTTESLSIKLSELGASLLLETIDKLKNGSIRPLKQPDEATYAPIIKKEDGLIIWSRKSEELYNFIRGMHPWPGAYCYLRNERIKLIKVESIEGSGTPGRIEKIGKNNLIVGTGSGLISIVELQPEGKGMMPAGAFIQGRDIKEGMYFDEK; this is translated from the coding sequence ATGCGCATAGTTTTTTTCGGCACTCCGTTATTTGCAGTTTCATCATTAAATAAACTAATTGAAGCAGGAGAAGACGTAATTGCAGTAGTAACACAGGCAGACAAGAAAAAAGGCAGAGGGAAGATTCTCTCTGAATCTCCTATAAAAGAAACTGCTTTAAAAAAAGGTATTCGTGTTTTACAGCCATTGGGAATGAAAGATGAGAATTTTTTTGACAAACTTCAAATTTTAAAGCCAGAACTTATAGTAGTTGTTGCCTATGGAAAGATACTGCCAGAAAAAATTCTTAATCTGCCTTGCATGGGATGTGTCAATGTTCATGCCTCGATTCTTCCAAAATACCGCGGAGCAGCTCCAATTCAATGGACCATTATTAATGGTGAAAAAACAACTGGAGTTACTACAATGCTTATTGATAAAGGTTTGGACACAGGAGACATTCTGCTTCAAAAAGAACTTGCGATAACCCGTGATGATACAACAGAAAGTTTGAGCATTAAGCTGTCTGAGCTTGGAGCATCGCTTCTACTGGAAACCATAGATAAATTGAAAAACGGTTCAATAAGACCATTAAAACAGCCAGATGAGGCAACTTATGCTCCTATTATAAAAAAAGAAGATGGTTTGATTATCTGGTCAAGAAAATCTGAGGAATTGTATAATTTTATCCGCGGAATGCATCCTTGGCCTGGAGCATATTGCTATTTAAGAAATGAGAGAATTAAACTTATAAAAGTAGAATCAATTGAAGGCTCTGGAACTCCTGGAAGAATTGAGAAGATAGGTAAGAATAATTTAATTGTGGGAACAGGCAGCGGACTGATTTCAATAGTCGAACTTCAACCAGAAGGGAAGGGCATGATGCCAGCAGGGGCTTTTATTCAAGGCAGAGATATTAAAGAAGGAATGTATTTTGATGAAAAATAA
- a CDS encoding MerR family transcriptional regulator codes for MYKSTARIINAEKPYPDKLFYKIGEVSRIAEVEPYVLRYWETEFSFLKPRKNKSGQRVYVKKDLELILQIKKLLYQERYTIEGVRKQFEEIGHSKQILESKAADSIPASRVVDHVKKRLRDILSQIK; via the coding sequence ATGTATAAATCTACAGCAAGAATAATCAACGCAGAAAAGCCCTATCCTGACAAACTTTTCTATAAAATTGGAGAAGTCAGCAGAATTGCAGAGGTCGAGCCTTATGTACTCAGATACTGGGAAACTGAGTTCTCTTTTTTAAAACCAAGGAAAAATAAATCAGGGCAGAGAGTTTATGTTAAAAAAGATCTTGAGCTTATCCTTCAGATAAAAAAACTGCTATATCAGGAAAGATATACTATTGAAGGAGTAAGAAAACAGTTTGAAGAAATAGGACACAGCAAACAGATATTAGAGTCAAAGGCTGCTGATAGCATCCCCGCCAGCAGGGTTGTAGATCATGTCAAAAAAAGACTCAGAGATATTTTGAGTCAGATAAAGTAA